A stretch of Chloroflexota bacterium DNA encodes these proteins:
- a CDS encoding aldolase — translation MLFSQFQAVGQELFRRGLVSSHSGNLSVRLGDRLHITKRGCMLGSLREQDVIETGLSRNDRTTPRASAELKVHRTIYSLTPAQAVVHAHSPHAVALSLTEKEVVPSDTEGTFLLPRVPVLGWRRKVLPGEMAEEIAQALLANRIVLVHGHGTFAVGQLLEEAYQVTSALEESCQILCILKSIAR, via the coding sequence ATGCTTTTCTCGCAGTTCCAGGCAGTGGGCCAGGAGCTTTTCCGGCGGGGATTGGTCTCTTCCCATAGCGGCAACTTGAGCGTCCGCCTGGGGGACCGCCTCCACATCACCAAGAGAGGGTGCATGCTGGGGAGCCTCAGAGAGCAGGACGTAATAGAAACAGGGCTCAGCAGGAATGACCGCACCACCCCCCGCGCCTCGGCGGAGCTGAAGGTCCATCGCACCATCTACAGCCTTACCCCTGCCCAGGCCGTTGTCCACGCCCATTCCCCCCATGCGGTGGCCCTTTCCCTGACCGAGAAGGAAGTAGTCCCCTCAGATACCGAGGGGACTTTTCTTCTCCCCCGAGTGCCGGTGCTGGGCTGGAGGAGGAAGGTGCTGCCGGGGGAGATGGCGGAGGAGATAGCGCAGGCCCTGCTGGCCAACCGGATTGTCCTGGTCCACGGCCACGGTACTTTTGCGGTGGGCCAGCTCCTGGAGGAGGCCTACCAGGTCACCTCTGCCCTGGAGGAAAGCTGCCAGATACTCTGTATCCTGAAGTCCATAGCCAGATAG
- the lexA gene encoding transcriptional repressor LexA, translating into MKQKALSPKQERMLAFIRQFLGERGYPPTVRDIVRGCGLSSTSVVDYNLTLLERGGYLRRDREVSRGIELAGRKRLVGVPLLGYIAAGEPLKLPGEEAWHSSPLEVLEMPQEVVKDWERVYALKVKGTSMIDALIADGDTLVMRPARQAENGEMVAVWLKDKGEVTFKRFYLEGDRVRLQPENSLMAPIYCHPSDVEVQGKVVAVLRTP; encoded by the coding sequence ATGAAACAGAAGGCTCTATCTCCCAAACAGGAGAGGATGCTGGCCTTTATCCGGCAGTTCCTGGGGGAGAGGGGGTATCCCCCTACGGTGAGGGACATCGTGCGGGGCTGTGGCCTGAGCTCAACCTCGGTGGTGGACTATAACCTAACCCTTCTGGAGAGGGGGGGATACCTGCGGCGGGACCGGGAGGTATCCCGGGGGATTGAGCTGGCCGGGCGGAAACGGCTGGTGGGGGTGCCCCTCCTGGGCTATATTGCCGCGGGGGAGCCCCTAAAACTGCCCGGGGAGGAGGCCTGGCATAGCTCCCCCCTAGAGGTGCTGGAAATGCCCCAGGAGGTGGTGAAGGATTGGGAGAGGGTCTATGCCCTCAAGGTGAAGGGCACCTCCATGATAGATGCCCTCATCGCTGATGGTGACACCCTGGTGATGCGCCCTGCCCGGCAAGCGGAGAATGGGGAGATGGTAGCTGTCTGGTTGAAGGACAAAGGGGAGGTCACCTTCAAGCGCTTTTACCTGGAGGGGGACCGGGTCCGGCTCCAGCCGGAAAACAGCCTTATGGCCCCCATCTACTGCCACCCCTCTGATGTAGAGGTACAGGGCAAAGTGGTAGCCGTCCTCCGGACGCCCTGA
- the hisH gene encoding imidazole glycerol phosphate synthase subunit HisH, with protein MLRPVVVVDFGAGNLKSVVKAVRYLGREVRVTRSVQDILEAPTLILPGVGAASPALQELEAGGLAEPLKRAVQGGRPFLGICLGLQVLFEFTEEGDRPCLGLLKGRVKRLPPGVKVPHMGWNLVRQKRPHPLFQGVPNPSFFYFVHSYYPAPEDDGVVAGETEYGLPFSSVIIRDNLVATQFHPEKSGQLGLQVLRNFLALSASL; from the coding sequence ATGCTGAGGCCGGTGGTGGTGGTGGACTTCGGGGCGGGGAACCTCAAGAGCGTGGTCAAGGCGGTGCGATATCTTGGCCGCGAGGTGCGGGTGACCAGAAGCGTCCAGGATATCCTGGAGGCCCCGACCCTTATCCTCCCCGGGGTTGGAGCGGCTTCTCCGGCCCTGCAGGAGCTGGAGGCCGGGGGCCTGGCGGAACCCCTGAAGAGGGCCGTTCAGGGGGGCCGGCCTTTCCTGGGCATCTGCCTGGGGCTCCAGGTCCTGTTTGAGTTCACCGAAGAAGGGGACCGCCCCTGCCTGGGCCTCCTCAAGGGCAGGGTGAAGAGGCTGCCCCCGGGAGTGAAGGTCCCCCATATGGGCTGGAACCTGGTCCGGCAGAAGAGGCCCCATCCCCTGTTCCAGGGCGTCCCCAACCCCTCCTTTTTCTACTTTGTCCACAGCTATTACCCCGCCCCCGAGGACGATGGGGTGGTGGCGGGAGAGACAGAATACGGCCTGCCTTTCTCCAGCGTTATCATCCGGGACAACCTGGTGGCCACCCAATTCCACCCCGAGAAGAGCGGCCAGCTGGGCCTCCAGGTCCTGCGGAACTTCCTGGCGCTGTCGGCGAGTCTATAG
- the pyrE gene encoding orotate phosphoribosyltransferase, whose protein sequence is MDNAEELFRRTGAMLEGHFLLSSGLHSPVYWEKFRILQHPEFTGELCRLIADHFRVKGVGAVAGPALGGAVLAYEVARALGVKAVYAERGEEGRAFRRGQTISPGEKVLIVDDVLTTGGSLREMLEAVRKAGGSVVGIGVVVDRSGGVDFGVPFFRCYRASAPTYRAEECPLCRQGVPLQRLGSFR, encoded by the coding sequence ATGGATAATGCGGAAGAGCTGTTCCGCCGCACGGGGGCCATGCTGGAGGGGCATTTCCTCCTGAGTTCTGGCCTCCATTCTCCTGTCTACTGGGAGAAGTTCCGCATCCTGCAGCACCCTGAGTTCACCGGGGAGCTGTGCCGGCTGATAGCGGACCACTTCCGGGTAAAGGGGGTGGGGGCGGTGGCCGGCCCCGCCCTGGGGGGCGCGGTGCTGGCCTATGAGGTGGCCCGCGCGTTGGGGGTAAAGGCTGTCTACGCCGAAAGGGGGGAGGAGGGTAGGGCCTTCCGCCGTGGCCAGACCATCTCTCCCGGCGAGAAGGTCCTCATCGTGGACGATGTTCTCACCACCGGGGGCTCCCTGAGGGAGATGCTGGAGGCGGTGAGGAAGGCAGGGGGCAGTGTGGTGGGCATCGGAGTAGTGGTGGACAGGAGCGGGGGGGTGGACTTCGGGGTGCCCTTTTTTCGCTGCTACCGCGCGTCCGCGCCTACTTATCGCGCGGAGGAATGTCCCCTCTGCCGCCAGGGCGTCCCCCTCCAGCGCCTGGGCTCTTTCAGGTAA
- the lepB gene encoding signal peptidase I has protein sequence MKLLREILETLVLAVIIFAVAQATVQSFVVQKHSMDPTLNEGQRLLVSKAIYWRLGGTLGRVLPLKKEGEWAYLFHLPRRGEIVVFSAPRRPEEVWIKRIVGLPGEEVEIRDGRVYINGKALDEPYAHGSPSSLRPVVVPAGNYFVMGDNRSQSTDSSDWGGVGPIPLRNIIGKAWLSLLPPGRAPNYSYADG, from the coding sequence ATGAAGTTACTGCGCGAAATCCTGGAGACCCTTGTCCTCGCCGTTATCATCTTTGCGGTAGCTCAGGCAACAGTCCAGAGCTTTGTGGTGCAGAAGCACAGCATGGACCCGACCCTCAATGAGGGCCAGCGCCTGCTGGTAAGCAAGGCCATCTACTGGAGGCTGGGGGGAACGCTGGGCCGGGTCCTTCCCCTGAAAAAGGAGGGGGAGTGGGCCTATCTCTTTCACCTTCCCCGCCGGGGGGAGATAGTGGTATTTAGCGCTCCCCGCCGCCCCGAGGAGGTCTGGATTAAAAGGATTGTGGGCCTGCCGGGGGAGGAGGTAGAGATAAGGGACGGTCGGGTCTATATCAACGGGAAGGCCCTTGATGAGCCCTACGCCCACGGGTCTCCCTCCAGCCTTCGTCCTGTGGTGGTGCCCGCGGGGAACTATTTTGTCATGGGGGACAACCGCTCCCAGAGCACCGATTCCAGCGACTGGGGGGGGGTGGGTCCTATTCCCCTCCGGAACATCATCGGCAAGGCCTGGCTCTCCCTCCTGCCCCCCGGCCGGGCCCCCAACTACTCATACGCCGATGGATAA
- a CDS encoding SIMPL domain-containing protein (The SIMPL domain is named for its presence in mouse protein SIMPL (signalling molecule that associates with mouse pelle-like kinase). Bacterial member BP26, from Brucella, was shown to assemble into a channel-like structure, while YggE from E. coli has been associated with resistance to oxidative stress.), translated as MRKLVLLAIVGLLFLAGCTLREQGAVPQGASAVLQATEQTGLVVSGEGLGTYVPDIAVLRLGIASQETTVAQAQLRAREAMAKVVAALKGKGVADKDIQTQYFSIQPVTQYIEETVGGIRRGRQITVGYLVSNTVQAKLRKVDEAGPIIDAVAEAGGDLTRIDSIGFTKEDITQEKNLAREKAVKDAQAKAQQIAGLLGIELGKPLYITESSPYMPVPGPIYARAEAAGAPSTPILVGEQQLTVTVQIIYSIK; from the coding sequence ATGAGGAAGCTAGTACTTTTGGCCATCGTTGGTCTGCTTTTCCTCGCCGGGTGCACCCTGAGGGAGCAAGGGGCAGTGCCCCAGGGGGCCAGCGCCGTCCTTCAAGCCACGGAGCAGACGGGGCTGGTGGTGAGCGGGGAGGGGCTGGGCACCTATGTCCCCGATATAGCCGTCCTCCGGCTGGGGATTGCGTCCCAGGAGACCACAGTAGCCCAGGCCCAGCTCCGGGCCCGGGAGGCAATGGCCAAAGTTGTCGCCGCTCTGAAGGGGAAAGGGGTTGCGGACAAAGATATCCAGACCCAGTATTTCTCCATCCAGCCGGTGACGCAATATATTGAAGAGACGGTGGGGGGGATAAGAAGGGGCAGGCAGATTACTGTGGGCTACCTCGTGTCCAATACGGTCCAGGCCAAGCTCCGCAAAGTAGATGAAGCGGGGCCAATCATAGATGCGGTGGCCGAGGCAGGGGGTGACCTGACCCGCATAGACAGCATCGGCTTCACCAAGGAAGATATCACCCAGGAGAAGAACCTGGCCCGCGAGAAAGCGGTGAAAGACGCCCAGGCCAAAGCCCAGCAGATAGCCGGGCTCCTGGGCATTGAACTGGGGAAGCCACTCTACATCACCGAGAGCTCCCCGTATATGCCCGTCCCTGGCCCCATCTACGCAAGGGCTGAAGCCGCTGGAGCCCCATCCACCCCCATCCTTGTTGGGGAGCAGCAGCTCACGGTCACCGTCCAGATTATCTATTCCATAAAATAG
- a CDS encoding Smr/MutS family protein — MIQSGAMRYDCPEVDLHSLRADEALIRLDMFLNDAFVSGSPWVRVIHGKGTGALRQAVQGMLRHHPLVKSFRSGVEGEGGAGVTLAELQQK, encoded by the coding sequence GTGATACAATCAGGGGCCATGCGCTATGACTGCCCGGAAGTGGACCTGCACAGCCTGAGGGCGGATGAGGCCCTCATCAGGCTGGACATGTTCCTGAACGACGCCTTTGTCTCCGGCAGCCCCTGGGTGAGGGTCATCCACGGCAAAGGGACCGGGGCCCTGCGCCAAGCGGTCCAGGGGATGCTCCGGCATCATCCCCTGGTGAAGTCCTTCCGGTCCGGGGTTGAGGGTGAAGGGGGGGCCGGAGTCACCCTGGCGGAGCTTCAGCAGAAGTAG
- a CDS encoding dCTP deaminase, with translation MVLSDRTIREEIEKGRIVIDPFDPSCVQPASVDLHLGRKLLVFRTWKYPYYIDLRQPLDGLTTGVAIPKHQPFSLQPGEFVLASTVESITLPNDIVARLEGKSSLGRIGLLIHSTAGYVDPGWQGHLTLEISSAARMPILLYAGMRISQISFLRLTTPADRPYGHPELKSKYQGQKGPTRTLYYEEFGPQAQLLPLAPVAVKAKETKAKDSTLREWIRTSQFRGSVAKLAEALGVPVKTVEDWVYRGANPGEQNRRKVFQMTGLPRFKPRGESPQPELSKQGLLEG, from the coding sequence ATGGTCCTCAGCGACCGCACAATAAGGGAGGAGATAGAGAAGGGGCGAATAGTCATTGACCCCTTTGACCCCTCCTGCGTCCAGCCCGCCAGCGTAGACCTGCACCTGGGTAGGAAGCTCTTGGTCTTCCGCACTTGGAAGTATCCCTACTATATTGACCTCAGACAGCCCCTTGATGGACTGACAACAGGAGTAGCAATACCCAAGCACCAACCATTTTCCCTCCAGCCCGGGGAGTTCGTCCTGGCCAGCACCGTGGAGTCCATCACCCTGCCCAATGATATTGTGGCCCGCTTGGAAGGCAAGTCCTCTTTGGGCCGCATAGGGCTCCTTATCCATTCCACCGCTGGCTATGTGGACCCAGGGTGGCAAGGGCACTTAACGCTGGAAATCTCCAGTGCCGCCAGAATGCCGATACTCCTCTATGCAGGCATGAGAATAAGCCAGATATCTTTCCTTCGTCTTACAACGCCCGCCGACCGCCCCTATGGTCACCCTGAACTCAAGAGCAAGTACCAGGGGCAAAAAGGTCCTACTCGTACCTTGTACTACGAGGAGTTTGGGCCGCAAGCGCAACTCCTCCCTCTCGCACCAGTCGCAGTCAAGGCAAAGGAAACCAAAGCTAAAGATAGTACTTTACGGGAATGGATAAGGACAAGTCAGTTCCGCGGCAGCGTAGCAAAGCTCGCAGAAGCCCTCGGGGTTCCAGTCAAGACTGTGGAGGATTGGGTGTATAGGGGTGCAAACCCCGGCGAGCAGAATAGGCGAAAGGTCTTCCAGATGACTGGTCTTCCCAGGTTCAAACCTAGAGGGGAATCTCCACAGCCCGAGCTAAGCAAGCAAGGTCTGCTAGAAGGCTGA
- the ribD gene encoding bifunctional diaminohydroxyphosphoribosylaminopyrimidine deaminase/5-amino-6-(5-phosphoribosylamino)uracil reductase RibD translates to MARALELARQALGNTSPNPAVGAVIVKDGEIVGEGFTQPPGGPHAEIAALGRAGERTRGARLFVTLEPCCIFGRTPPCTQAIIRAGIASVHMATLDPNPRVWGRGKVELEEAGIATHTGEHAHEALELNDAYVKHITTGLPLVAAKFAMSLDGKIATRKGDSRWLTGPQAQAFAHRLRFWSDAVMVGANTVLADDPRLTARDEQGNEIKAPLRVVVDSSGRTPPSAHVFQGPGKALLAVARPRLGGRYPKAEVAELPAPDGRVDIEGLLSLLGKRGISQVLVEGGGELLGSLFDRGLVDKVYAFIAPVIIGGKSAIPAVGGEGVEKLAQAPRLEGVHQEKLGEDLLIWGYLPGRRPSLERLPWPETVGRKTV, encoded by the coding sequence ATGGCCCGGGCCCTGGAGCTGGCCCGCCAGGCCCTGGGCAACACCAGCCCCAACCCGGCGGTGGGGGCGGTGATTGTCAAAGACGGGGAAATCGTAGGGGAAGGTTTTACCCAACCCCCCGGCGGCCCCCACGCGGAGATAGCGGCCCTGGGAAGAGCGGGGGAAAGGACCAGGGGGGCCCGGTTGTTCGTCACCCTGGAGCCCTGCTGTATTTTCGGCCGCACCCCCCCCTGCACCCAGGCCATCATCCGCGCAGGCATCGCCAGCGTCCATATGGCCACCCTGGACCCCAACCCCCGGGTCTGGGGCAGGGGCAAGGTGGAGCTGGAGGAGGCGGGGATAGCAACTCATACGGGAGAACACGCCCATGAGGCCCTGGAGTTGAACGATGCTTATGTCAAGCACATCACCACCGGCCTGCCCCTGGTGGCGGCCAAGTTCGCCATGAGCCTGGACGGGAAGATTGCCACGAGAAAGGGGGACTCCCGCTGGCTCACCGGGCCCCAGGCCCAGGCTTTTGCCCACCGCCTGCGCTTCTGGTCCGATGCCGTGATGGTGGGGGCGAACACGGTCCTGGCCGATGACCCCCGCCTCACCGCCCGGGACGAGCAGGGCAACGAGATAAAGGCTCCCCTGCGGGTAGTGGTGGACAGCTCCGGGCGCACCCCGCCCTCGGCCCATGTCTTCCAGGGGCCAGGGAAAGCCCTGCTGGCCGTGGCCCGGCCCAGGCTGGGGGGAAGATACCCCAAGGCGGAGGTGGCCGAGCTCCCCGCCCCCGATGGCCGGGTGGACATTGAAGGGCTCCTCTCCCTCCTGGGGAAAAGGGGTATATCCCAGGTGCTGGTGGAGGGTGGGGGAGAGCTGCTCGGCTCCCTGTTTGACCGGGGCCTGGTGGACAAGGTATATGCCTTCATCGCCCCCGTTATTATCGGGGGGAAAAGCGCCATCCCCGCGGTAGGTGGGGAAGGGGTAGAAAAGCTAGCCCAGGCCCCCCGCCTGGAAGGTGTCCACCAGGAAAAGCTGGGAGAAGACCTCCTGATATGGGGCTACCTCCCCGGGAGGAGGCCCTCGCTGGAAAGGTTGCCATGGCCAGAAACCGTGGGCCGGAAGACCGTATAG
- a CDS encoding class I SAM-dependent methyltransferase, which yields MARNRGPEDRIARERWDRVYQETPLEEIPWEEGHPSSILVDLVRQGKVKKGTALDICCGTGHNALFLAQAGFQVAGIDISPTAINHAQERCQQAGVSCQLAPGNATRLPYPDGSFDLVFDRGCFHHIPPSDREAFIQGVHRVLKPGGKYQLICFSDRDRWAPQGFSREQIREYFSPLFQIESLEESTFREKGSRFQRRFYSALMEKRVVHRDS from the coding sequence ATGGCCAGAAACCGTGGGCCGGAAGACCGTATAGCCCGGGAGCGCTGGGACCGCGTCTACCAGGAGACGCCCCTGGAGGAGATCCCCTGGGAAGAGGGACACCCCTCCTCCATCCTGGTGGACCTGGTAAGGCAGGGCAAGGTGAAAAAGGGGACGGCCCTGGACATCTGCTGTGGCACAGGCCACAACGCCCTCTTCCTGGCCCAGGCGGGCTTCCAGGTAGCCGGCATAGACATCTCCCCCACCGCTATCAACCATGCCCAGGAACGCTGCCAGCAGGCCGGGGTCTCCTGCCAGCTCGCCCCGGGGAACGCCACCCGTCTTCCCTACCCCGACGGCAGCTTTGACCTGGTCTTTGACCGGGGCTGCTTCCATCATATTCCCCCCTCGGACCGGGAGGCATTCATCCAGGGCGTCCACCGGGTGCTGAAGCCGGGGGGAAAATACCAGCTCATCTGCTTTTCCGACAGGGACCGCTGGGCCCCCCAGGGCTTCTCCCGGGAGCAGATAAGAGAATACTTCTCCCCCTTGTTTCAGATAGAGTCCCTGGAAGAGTCCACCTTCCGGGAAAAGGGCAGTCGCTTCCAGCGCCGTTTCTATTCAGCCCTGATGGAGAAGAGGGTTGTTCACCGGGATAGTTGA
- a CDS encoding riboflavin synthase, with translation MFTGIVEEVGKAKYLRSGELFVSCTRVLEGTRPGDSLSINGACLTATRVEKDGFAVELMPETLKRTNLGDLRPGQQVNLERALALGGRLGGHLVQGHVDATGHLLSLTPQEGAVLARFSAPAGLMTYIVEKGFIAVDGVSLTVVEVGPDYLTCSLVRYTMENTTLGQKKPGDRVNLEGDIVAKYVERFRERKGITLEFLSSQGFVQE, from the coding sequence TTGTTCACCGGGATAGTTGAGGAGGTGGGGAAGGCGAAATACCTCCGGAGTGGGGAGCTGTTCGTTTCCTGCACCCGCGTCCTGGAGGGCACCCGGCCGGGGGACAGCCTGAGCATCAATGGCGCTTGCCTTACGGCAACCCGCGTGGAGAAGGACGGCTTTGCCGTGGAGCTTATGCCCGAGACGTTGAAGCGGACAAACCTGGGGGACCTGCGCCCCGGCCAGCAGGTGAACCTGGAGCGGGCCCTGGCACTGGGTGGGCGGCTGGGGGGACACCTGGTCCAGGGCCATGTGGATGCCACCGGCCACCTCCTATCCCTGACCCCCCAGGAGGGGGCAGTCCTGGCCCGCTTTTCGGCCCCCGCAGGGCTTATGACCTATATTGTGGAGAAGGGGTTCATCGCCGTGGACGGGGTGAGCCTGACGGTGGTAGAGGTTGGGCCGGACTACCTTACCTGTTCCCTGGTGCGGTATACTATGGAGAACACCACCCTGGGCCAGAAGAAGCCCGGGGACAGAGTGAACCTGGAAGGGGACATCGTGGCCAAGTATGTGGAGAGGTTCCGGGAAAGGAAAGGGATAACCCTGGAGTTCCTTTCCAGCCAGGGTTTTGTGCAGGAGTAA
- a CDS encoding bifunctional 3,4-dihydroxy-2-butanone-4-phosphate synthase/GTP cyclohydrolase II gives MPFATVKEAIEEVRKGNFLIIVDDYDRENEGDLAIAAEKVTPEAINFMARHARGLICMPVIGKRLDELQVPLMVQDNTSKHGTAFTISVEAKHHTSTGISAQDRAATIKAILDPATRPEDLARPGHTFPLRAREGGVLVRAGHTEAIVDLARLAGLSPAGAICEILNEDGSIARLPELEKLAERSGLKVISVADLIAYRRRTEKLVEKVAEARLPTRYGKFRAIAYKSTTDPDEHVALVLGEVAGEEPVLVRVHSECLTGDVFGSLRCDCGDQIGLAMQAIAKEGKGVFLYMRQEGRGIGFHNKLKAYALQDQGLDTVEANRRLGFPADLRDYGIGAQILSDLGIKNLRLLTNNPKKVVGLEGYGLKVVETVPLIATPNPYNRQYLVAKEKKMGHRLGMEAKDEDL, from the coding sequence ATGCCCTTTGCCACTGTCAAAGAAGCTATAGAAGAGGTCAGGAAAGGCAACTTCCTCATCATCGTGGACGACTACGACCGCGAGAATGAGGGAGACCTGGCCATAGCCGCCGAGAAGGTCACCCCCGAGGCCATCAACTTCATGGCCAGGCATGCCCGGGGCCTCATCTGCATGCCCGTCATCGGGAAGCGGCTGGACGAGCTCCAGGTACCCCTCATGGTCCAGGACAACACCTCCAAGCACGGCACCGCCTTCACCATTTCGGTAGAGGCCAAGCACCACACCTCCACCGGCATCTCGGCCCAGGACCGGGCGGCCACCATCAAGGCCATCCTGGACCCCGCCACCCGTCCCGAGGACCTGGCCCGCCCAGGCCATACGTTCCCCCTCCGGGCCAGAGAAGGGGGGGTCCTGGTCCGGGCGGGGCATACCGAGGCCATTGTGGACCTGGCCCGCCTGGCGGGCCTCAGCCCTGCCGGGGCCATCTGCGAGATACTGAATGAGGACGGCAGCATCGCCCGCCTGCCCGAGCTGGAGAAGCTAGCGGAGCGGTCCGGGCTCAAGGTCATCAGCGTGGCCGACCTCATTGCCTACCGCCGGCGTACGGAAAAGCTGGTGGAGAAGGTGGCCGAGGCCCGCCTCCCAACCCGCTACGGCAAATTCAGGGCCATAGCCTACAAGAGCACTACTGACCCCGACGAGCATGTGGCCCTGGTCCTGGGGGAGGTAGCTGGGGAGGAGCCGGTGCTGGTCCGGGTCCACAGCGAGTGCCTCACCGGTGATGTCTTCGGCAGCCTGCGCTGCGACTGCGGGGACCAGATTGGCCTGGCCATGCAGGCCATCGCGAAGGAGGGGAAAGGGGTCTTCCTCTACATGCGCCAGGAAGGGCGGGGCATAGGCTTCCACAACAAGCTCAAGGCCTATGCCCTCCAGGACCAGGGCCTGGACACCGTAGAGGCCAACCGCCGCCTGGGCTTCCCCGCCGACCTGAGAGATTACGGCATCGGGGCCCAGATATTGAGCGACCTGGGGATAAAGAACCTCCGCCTCCTCACCAACAACCCCAAGAAGGTGGTGGGGCTGGAGGGCTACGGGCTCAAGGTGGTGGAGACCGTCCCCCTCATCGCCACCCCCAACCCATATAACCGCCAGTATCTGGTGGCCAAAGAGAAGAAGATGGGCCACCGGCTGGGAATGGAGGCAAAGGATGAAGACCTATGA
- the ribE gene encoding 6,7-dimethyl-8-ribityllumazine synthase — protein MKTYEGSFLGQGLRFALIVSRFNHFLTHRLLEGAQDCLLRHGVAEENIDIVWTPGTFEEPLVAKRLAQGGRYNAIICLGAIIRGDTPHFDYIAGEVTKGIAHVGMETGVPVLHGIITADNLEQAIARAGTKEGNKGFSAAQAALEMANLLKGLGAKGRATP, from the coding sequence ATGAAGACCTATGAAGGCTCTTTCCTGGGGCAGGGACTGAGGTTCGCCCTCATCGTTTCCCGTTTCAACCACTTCCTCACCCACCGCCTTCTGGAGGGGGCTCAGGACTGCCTCCTCCGCCATGGGGTGGCCGAGGAGAATATTGACATCGTCTGGACCCCCGGCACCTTTGAGGAGCCCCTGGTGGCAAAGAGGCTGGCCCAGGGGGGCAGGTACAACGCCATTATCTGCCTGGGGGCGATAATCCGGGGCGATACCCCCCACTTTGACTATATCGCCGGCGAGGTCACCAAGGGCATCGCCCATGTGGGGATGGAGACTGGGGTCCCAGTCCTCCACGGCATAATCACCGCCGACAACCTGGAGCAGGCCATAGCAAGGGCAGGGACAAAAGAGGGCAACAAGGGCTTCAGCGCCGCGCAGGCGGCCCTGGAGATGGCTAACCTCCTCAAGGGGCTGGGCGCAAAGGGCCGGGCTACTCCTTAA
- a CDS encoding translation elongation factor-like protein, whose protein sequence is MAVEEEIGTVNDFFARPVVAGIELTGTLKVGETVHIKGHTTDITMVVESMEVNNVKVQVANARDQVGVKVTDRVRRGDRVYLVRE, encoded by the coding sequence ATGGCGGTAGAAGAGGAGATAGGCACGGTCAATGACTTCTTTGCCCGGCCGGTGGTAGCGGGGATAGAGCTCACCGGCACTCTCAAGGTGGGGGAGACGGTCCACATCAAGGGCCATACCACCGACATCACCATGGTGGTGGAGTCCATGGAGGTCAACAACGTCAAGGTCCAGGTGGCCAATGCCAGGGACCAGGTCGGGGTGAAGGTCACCGACCGTGTCAGGCGGGGGGACCGGGTCTATCTGGTCAGGGAATAG